A stretch of DNA from Lawsonibacter asaccharolyticus:
AAGCCCGCTATCGCCAAGCTGCGCTCCAATGTGCCGCTGACGGCGGAGGATGTAAAGGAGCTGGAGTCCATCCTCTGGAGTGAGGTGGGCACCAGACAAGACTATGAGGCCGAGGTGGGGCAGAAGCCTCTGGGGGAGTTCGTCCGGGAGATCGTGGGCATGGACATGAACGCCGCCAAGGAGGCCTTCGCCCAATACTTAAACGATGTCAACCTGGACAGCCGGCAGATCTACTTCGTCAACCAGATTGTGGAGTATATTGTCCATAATGGAGTCATGAAGGATCTGTCTGTGCTTCAGGAACCGCCCTTCACAGATCGTGGAAGTATCGTGGAGATTTTCACAGATCTGTCCCTGTGGGCTGGGATCAAAAGTGTCATCGACCGGATCAATGCCAACGCCGCGGCATAGATTAAGCCGCAGGAATAAAAAAGAGGGAGAGTCGGTCTTCATTAGCTCAGAGATTCTTGACCTGTTCCTTAGTTAGAACCGCAGGCGTAATAGAATGTGACCCTCAAATTCTACGGGGGAATAAAACAAAGAAAAGCCTCTTCCATTTACAACGGTTCCGTGCTCCGCTGTACTGAGGGCAGGAAGACAAATAGGGGGTGACCAGATGACAGAAAGAAAAATCCGTGCCGGGTACTACCGGCGGTACGATGGCAAGGTGGTCTATGTGGCCTCGCTGGCCACCGACGTCGACACCGGCGAGGAAAGTGTCATCTGGACCACCTATCCCTTCGCAGATGCTCCCAAGTACTACACCTCCAGCAAAAGTCCTTCTGCGCTTTTATCGAGGTGAACGGCGAGCGGAAAGCTAAGTATAAGCGATTGCTCAATATGAAGATCTCAGGGGAAGCCATAGAGCGGCTGGAGGAAGAAGGCTTCCGGGGACCGGTTCGTGGATGGCCTGTCCATTCGCAAGTAGGCAGAAGCCCATCAACTGAACCGTGGCAGCGTGGACTATCAGCAAAAGAAATTCTTCTTTGCCCTGGCTCGTCTGCTGAAAGAACGAGATGAGGCGGAGGGTACATGCCGACTGCGGAAACCAGCACATAAGTAAATAATCCAACCTAAAACGGAGCGCCTGCTACAAAGCAGACGCTCCGTTTTTCTGTCAAATGTATGTCAATAGGATGTGATTTCCCCAATACAAGTAGAGAGGCAACTCGGACACCATCCAAACATTATGTCAAATCTATGTCACACGCAAATGTTCGCGGCTAAAGAAGTAGAGGGAGTTTTGAGAAGGAGATGGTCAACATGAAAGAATCTGTCTACAAGAACTACGGCGAGGCAACGGTGCCGGGCACATCACCGTCCAGTGGGTATGAACTGATGCACGAACCGGATTTCCCGGTACTGCGTGTGGGCAGCTGCATGGTAGTGCCGAAAGAAAAGTACATTCAGTGGATGGAGGAGCATACGGGAGGTGCTATATGAAGTTCCAACAGTGGCCTAAACGAGATCCCGACAAAAACTATTTCAAGGTCCCCAATGAAGTATTTCACATCGGTCTCAGTTACCCGGAGATCTCCATCTACTGCTATCTGCTGAGCATCGAGGACAGAGAAACATACCAGTGCTACCCCAGCTACAAGACCATCGGCAAGGCGCTGGGTATGAGTGAGAACACCGTGAGCAAGTATGTGCGCAGCCTGGAGGAGAAAGGCCTCATCCGCACCGAGCCGACGATGGTGCGGAGCAAAGACGACAGCCCCCTCAACGGAAACCTGATCTACACTATCCGTCCGATCCAGGCGGCAGTCGAATTGTTCTACGAGCGGCACTTCCAGCAGTTGGAGGAGGATGCCGCCCGTCAGAGAGCGGCGGAACGCCTCGCAGAATTGGCCCGTGAAAGCCCCCAGAACGCCCTGTGTGCGCCTTTCGGAGCGGAAGCGAGTCCCAGTGCCGCCCCGGGGGTGGAGGCCCAATTTGGCCCACTTTCGGAGACGCTCCCGGGGACGAAAGAAAAAGCAGGATAAACGACGGGGTCGCAAGCGCCCCCGTCAGAAGCACCTCTGCCCGCAGTGCGGGCAGTTGCGGGGGCTTTTGCGGGGATTGGAAATGGGGTCAAAATCCGGGCCGTGATATCATCTCTGAGGTCACAATCCCCGAAAGCCTACTGCCACAAGGAAAAAACAGAGGTCAACCCCCGGAAAGGAGCCAATATGAGCAAAAAAGAGAAATTCCCACTCTACCTCTCTCCGGAGAAAAAGGCCATCCTGGAGCGCCGGTATCAGGAGGACGGGAGCCGGAGCATCACCGCCTTCATTGAACGGGCGGTGGACTTTTATCTGGACTACCTCAGTGCCAACAGCGCCGGACTGTTTCTCCCCACCTCCATCAAGTCCTATCTGGACGGAAGGATGGGACAGCTGGAGGAGCGGCTGTCCTCCATCGCCTTCCGGCAGGCGGTGGAGCAGGACATGGTGGCCGGTATCCTTGCCGACGCGTATCAGTTCAGCAGCGAAGATCTGCGACGACGGCGGGCGGAGAGCGTCCAAAATGTGCGGAAAACCAATGGCCGCATCTCGCTGGAGCAACGGGTGCGTGATGCTTAGGAGGAGGACGATGAGTGGCAGGATTGATCGTAAAGAGCCCTTATCTCAAGTGCGGAGGCGGCAGTTCGGTCAGCGGCTATCTGCGGTATATCGGTACACGAGAACGGGTGGAGATCCTTCCGGATGACCGTCCGCCCACTCGAAAGCAGGAGCAACTCATCACCAAACTGACCAAGGATTTCCCGGAGGCCAAGGAGCTGGGTGAGTATTCCGATTACAAAGACAAGCCAACCAAGGCCAATGCCTCGGTCTTTATCACCCGAGTACTGGAGGAGAACTGGTCTCAAGTGCAGCAATCAGATGGCTACATGAAGTACATCGCTACTCGGCCTCGCGCGGAGCGGCTTGGTGACCACGGGCTCTTTGGTGATGAGGAGACTGTGGATTTGGAACAGGCCATGCGAGAGCTGGATCAGTACAACGGGAATGTGTGGACGCATATCCTCTCACTGAAGCGGGAGGACGCTGCGCGTCTTGGATATGACAATGCCAAAGCATGACGAAACCTGCTCCGAGCAAATCGCAATGAAATTGCCGCCGTCATGAACATCCAACCGAATCACTTCCGCTGGTATGCTGCCTTCCACGATGAGGGGAAGCATCCCCATGTGTACATGATGGCGTGGTCGACGGTGCCCGGTGAGGCATATCTCACGCGGGACGGCATCCGCAATATCAAATCCACGCTTACCAATCAGATCTTCAAACAGGAGATGCTCCACACCTACGAACAGAAGTCACAGTCGAGGGATGAACTGGTGCGGGAGGCTCGCCGTGCGATCCGGCAGCTCACCCAGGAGATGACACGAAGCATCTGTACGGCTCCCGAGATCGAGCAGAAGATGGAGCAGCTGGCCGGACAACTGGAAACGGTCAAGGACAAAAAATGCTATGGCTACCTCCCCAAGTCCGTGAAGAAAACCGTGGATGAGGTAGTGGACAAGCTGGAGGAGTTGCCGGTAGTGCGTGAGTGCTACGACCGGTGGTGCAAGCTCCAGGGCGAGGTGGAGAGCTACTACCACGACAAACCCAGAGAACGGAAAAAGCTGTCCCAGGAGAAAGAGTTCCGGCAGATCAAAAACGCTGTCATCCAGGAAGCGGAGCGCATCCGTCTGGGTGCGATCTCCTTCGAGGATGATGACTTGGCTGAGCACGACGAGCCGGAACCGGCGCGTCGTGAGTCCAATGCCTGGCGGGAACTGTGGCGAATCATTCGGAACGAGGACATTTCTCTGGACTACCGTGACCGGGCGGCAGAGAAGTTGGAACAGGTGGCAAAGTGCGGCGACGCCCATGCGCAATACCGGATGGGACAACTCTACCGGGACGGTCCTCTGCTGATCCCGGACAACCGCAAAGCAAAGCAGTGGCTCACCCAGGCGGCGAAACAAGGGTTATCGGAAGCACAGTACGCCCTTGGCAAACTGTTCCTCTCTGACGATTGGGAGGTGCGGGACCCGGACGAGGGCATCCGCTGGCTGAAACAGGCGGCGGAAAACGGAAGCCACTTCGCCGCTTACCGCCTGGGCAAAGAGTATCTGGATGGAAACACCGTCAGCAAGGACACCACAAGAGCGGCGGATTGGTTCACCAAATCAGCAGAGGCGGGAAACCAGTACGCTCAGTACATGCTGGGCAAGCTGTGCCTGACGGGACAGGGGCAGCCACGGGATCAGGCCAAGGCAATGGTGTGGTTCAGCCGCTCCGCCGCCCAGGGAAATCAGTATGCTCAGTTCTTCCTGGAGCAGAGAAACGATCTCCACCCGCCCTCTGTGATGCTGGCGGTCACCCGGCTGCTCTATCACATGAGCCGGATCTTCCAGGACAACTCCGTGCCATCCACCGTCCCGACGGGCTAGCAGGTGGATCGAAAGCTCAGGCGGAAGATCCAGGAGAAGAAGATTGCGATGGGCCACAAGCCGGATGACCATGAGGAGCAGTGGCCTGAAATGACCATGTAAGCGGCGCAGAAAATGAGCCGCAAAACAAAGAATAAAATCCCTTCCACAAGAAGGGTAGAAAGGAATCCAATGAAACGATCCAAGTACAACTCTTTCAATGAACTCCCCCTGATGTTGACCGTGCAGGATGTGGCCGATGTGTTGGGCATCGGGCTGGCCCACGCCTACGAGGTAGCCCACCGGCAGGATTTCCCCACCATCACCCTGGGCAGCCGGATCATTGTCCCCCGTGATAAGTTCATGGCGTGGATCGATGAGCAGTCGGCCAAAAAAACGGAAATATTTTAGTGGCTATTTCAAAGATTCTGTGGTATTTGTTTGTGTTGCCAAAGGAGGGATGAACAATGGCAAAGAAACGAGCAAACGGCGAGGGCAGCATCCGCAGAAAGCCCAACGGCCGCTGGGAGGGCCGATACACCCAGGGCATCGACCCCAGCACCGGCCGCGCCATTCAAAAAAGCGTATCCGCCAAGACACGGGCTGAGTGCAAGGAGAAGTTGGACCGGGCCATCCGGGACAACCGGGGCATCCCGGTGAACCACTCAGAAGATGTACAATGATTCTAAAACCAAGGGGCGGGTGTAGCGCTTCGAGAAGCAGACCAACACGGAATTGTCCGGAAGTACGGTACGGCGCATCCACATGGTGCTGGCTGCGGCGCTGAAACAGGCGGTCAAGGAGCGGATCATTCCATACAACCCCTGCGACAACTGCCGCATCCCGCCCAAGGAGAAAAAGGAGATGGCCATCATCCTGCCGGAGAAGCTGGGGGTATATCTTGGCGAGGCGGAGAAGTACGGTGTCCTGCCCATGTTCTTCCTGGAGCTATTCAGCGGCCTGCGGCGCGGGGAGCTGCTGGCACTCCAGTGGGATGACCTGAATGTAAAAGACCGGATCTTATCGGTGAGCAAGCAAGTCACTCGGATCGACGGTGAACTGGTGGTGACAGAGCCGAAAACCAAGAACTCTGTCCGCAAGGTGGCGCTGTCTCAGCAAGCGGTGGATATGCTGGTGCGGGAGCATGAACAGCACCCTGACAATCCTATCCTGTTCCCATCACCCCGCACCGGTGGCTACTGGAGCCCGGACGCGGTGTCCAGGATCAACCGGAAACTGCTGGCGAAGGCGGGCATCGAGGAGCATATTCGCTTCCATGATCTGCGCCATACTTTCGCTACGATGGCCCTATCCAGCGGTGTGGATGTAAAGACGCTGTCCAGTATGCTGGGCCACTTCAGCGCCGGTTTCACCCTTGATACCTATACGCACATCACTAATGATATGCAGAGAGGTGCTGCTGAGAAAATCGGCGGCTTCATGGAAACGGCTACGGCCAAACCGGAACCGCCTGACCCGCCGGAGGAGAGCCGGTGCAAGGTGATACCGTTCGAGAGGGTGGGATAAGAAACAAGCATAGCGCCAAAGGGGGTATTACCATTCTTTGGCGCTATGCTTTGTTTTAGGGTTGAATATTCCAAAGTGTTTCTGCTATCTCATGTAGCCACTTAGCTCTGGCATCAATTTTTTCCTCTGTCCATTCGTCTTCCAATAAAACAGCATTTAAGGTAACCAGTCCCTTGGCGCAGGCTTCAAGCCCTGGCTTATTTGCACCTTTTCCAGACTTTTTTGTAGTCCAATCACTATCTCGTATTGACGCATTTAGCGCTTGAGGAATGATCGCAAGATTTCCTAATGTCAGTAGCTTCGAATCTCTTTGCTTTGCAATTTCATCTGAGGCGCAGGCGGACCAGTTGTTTCTCCATTTCTTTGGCATGAGATGTTCCAAGCTATACCCATCAAAACCAAGAAGCAAAGTTGCACTATTTGCAGGGCGGATATAGCTTTCAATGAGGTAAAGAATACCTCTGGTTTGCAGGTTGGTCAGCTTAGATTTTTGGAACCCGTCCAATAACTCCTCATTAGTAGGAATGTATGTTGTTGCGTCATTTCCGCTGTGGAGCTTGGCTACCAAAGAGGTGGAATCCAAAACCTCATTACGAATCAGAGCAGTGAACAGGTTGTTATAGTTTTTTGTTAGTGAATGAACGACCATTCTGCGCATGATATAGCTTTCCAGGATGCCATACATGGCATTTCGTTCATCCCCACTATACACATTCTTGGCGATATACAGTGTGTAGGGAATGAGCGTAGATGTCTTTAACCCAAAGATTATTATATTTAAACGCTCAATACCAAATGTGCCCGGAACACTTACCTCACAGGTGTCTGGATTAAATATGGTTCTAAAACAGATGGCATAATCTTTCATTTGGCTAAGTATAACGCTTTTGTCTCCACCGCAATAATGGTCGATAAAATGTTGATAGGATTGTGCCAAACTATCAACTCTGGCATACATGATCTTATCGTCATTGCTGATATTGTATCGCTTGTCCTGAATAAAAATCTGGAAAAAAGAGTCAAAAAAGATGTCAATGATGGCACGCTTCATTCGACCAGTTTCAATCTCTGTATCCCAATAGGATTTTGCATCATCATCTTTTTCAAAAACAGAGGCCCATTTTGCCTCATATTCGCTAATGGTATCTCTGCTGAAAAAGTAGTTTTTCAGCAGCTCCGAGGTTGTTAAATTAACGCCAAGAGAATTGATTGTGTTAAAAATTTGCTGTTCGTCTTCGTCTGCATTCAAATCAATTCGCACGAATTGGGCATTCATCATGACCATCATAATGTTGAGCTTATTCTCATCAATATGCTCAACAAAGTAATTATACGCTTCAATAATTCTGGACTGAGGCGCAGGGTTATCTATTTTATCTGTGGATGTAGAAGCCATAACTCTTTCGAAAGCTTCAATATCATTTCTCCCGTGGCGCAAAGCAATTGACTGCCCCATAATTCTAAACTGGCAATCAAAAGTCGTAGATTGGCCGAGTTTCAAACACAGAACTTTCATAAAAAGAAGAAAGGTTGTCAGTCGCTGCTGCCCATCTACAATCGTTCTGCAGTCAGTAAAATTTTCGCCAGGATGTGGTCTGCGACCTTCTTTCAGAATGATAGATCCAAAGAAGTGAGGCTTATTTGTCTTGACGATATATTCCATATCTTCAATCATCCGTGCCCAAAGATCCGCTTTCCAAACATAGGATCGCTGGAAGAAGGGTACTTCTATAAGCGTAGAGTTATTGAAAATATTTGTGATAATTGCTTTATGTGCATCCATAGTGAAACTCCTTGTAAAACACTCCTAATAGTCTATACAAGCGAGAATCCTGTACAGGCTATCGGCATAATATGACAGTCTTGTCCTTATGCTATCATGTAACTACTATGAAAGCAACATGATGATTGACTGTTCTACACCCAAAAGCGCGATATTTCTCCCGTTAGGGATGGGTTAGGGATTTGGCGGTTTCGGCGGTTATCCTCGCTCATGCGCCTGCCGCTGTTTTGCCCCTTGAACCGCCACAAAACAACAATCGTCAAAACTGCAAAAACCGAACAAAAAATGCAGAAAAACCGCCTAAATAGGCGGTTTTTCTAAGAGAGATGGTCCGAGTGACAGGATTCGAATTATGGTTATTCCTGTTATTCAGTCATAAAGTGTGCTATTTCTTTGTAAATCATCTGCTTTTCTAAATTTTATTGTCCAGTTTATTCCTTCTCTTCCCGCGTGGTGTTAACACGGTAAGGGAAACATAAGGGAAAACTTTTGAGGCCGCACAGCGTGGATCAGCCATTTAGAAAGCAATACCTTTCCGGTAATTGGGCCTGGCACAGTTCTCCGAAAAACAAAAAGGAAACAGCGCCTTACCGCAGGAGTAATTGCCGTCCTGCAGCAGTTTCTTCCTTGACAATGGGTGCGTACGGCGATATAATTTCTTTGTAGTTAGTTATTGCTAACCTCTGGCAATCTGCCATTCTACTGAAACACAAAAACGTAAAGGAGGACGCGCCATGCTGGAACTGATGAATCAAATGAACACTCAGGAGAACGCCGACAAAGTGGATCTCCTGCACCTGGACCCTACCAACCCGGACGGGGGCTGCTGTTGTGGGAAGCACAACGGCGGACACTGCTGCGGACGGCATAAGCATGGGCAGAAGCGGGAGGAAGCCTGAGCCGGTCTGGACAATGGTAACACCTGTAATTTATGGCCTGCTGGTCCCCTTTACCGGTACATCGCTGGGTGCTGCCTGCGTCTTTTTCCTAAAGAATGGCCTGGGGGATCGGGTGCAGCGGGGCTGACTGGGTTTGCCTCCGGCGTCATGGTAGCCGCTACCCCTCACAACAGTCCTAAGGGAATGGCGGTAGGTGTGGTCTATCAGAAGCTCCGGGGGCCGGGTATCCGGCCAACCCACTGCCTGCTGGTGCGGCTTACCGACGGGCTGTTGAAATTACAGATCGTGCGGATGGTTTTTCGGAAGGAGGAGCGGAGGATATGAAACAGACGGAGATCCGTCTCGGCACCCACGGTGAGGATTACGGCAACTGGATGCCGAACCTAATTCTCTACACAGTAGGAGGAATGTTTGTTTTCATGGCAGCCCTGACGGTATTTTGCTTTACTGCCTTTTATTTTCCTCATACGGGGACGATATTTGCTGTTACGGCGGCCCTGCTACTGGCTCTGCTACTCTGGTGTGCCTGGATTCGGCGGCAGTATGCCTTCAACGGTGGCGGAATGATGGAGCGGGTCCATCAGGTCGTCCTCTCCCACCTGGACTTTGGCGGGCAGGGACAACTCCTGGATGTGGGCTGCGGCTCCGGGGCCCTGTCCATCCGGGCGGCGCTTACTTGGCATTCAGCCCAGGTGGTAGGTATTGATTACTGGGGCACGCCCTATGGCTACGGCCAGACCATGTGCGAGAAAAACGCCCGGAGCGAGGGTACGGCGAACCGATGTCGGTTCCAACAAGGGGACGCAAGGAAACTGGACTTCCCGGACGAGTGCTTCGACGCCGTGGTAAGTAACTATGTGTATCACAACATCACGGGGGCGGACAAGCGGGCGCTGCTGTTAGAGACCCTGCGGGTGCTGAAAAAGGGCGGTGTGTTCGCCCTCAACGACGAGATGAAGCCGCATATGTATGGAGACATGGAAGAGTTTGCCCAGGAACTGCGGGACATGGGCTATACGGAGGTTCGGCTCATCGACACGGCGCAGGAGGCCTTCGGCTCCCACCGGCGGGCGGCCATGATGATGCTGGGCGAGTCCCGGATGCTGGTGGGGCGAAAATAGACACCCATTAGAAGCTGTGCGTTCAGATGCTGGAAAGCGCTATCACTGTGTCGGTAGTTCGGCTTTTACTGGCAGCAGGAGTTGACTTCCTGAATTGGAGTTTGAGCTTCCGAGTTTGATGCGGGTGAGAAACGCTGCCTGTCTTGACAAGTGAACGAGGCATGTTATAATACAGCGAGAGGTTAGATATTGCTAACCATGTCGAACAGATCGATTGGCAGGAGGTTCAGACGATGTGGAAATACACAATCCAGGTGGACGGCATGATGTGCGGCATGTGCGAAAGCCATGTGAACGACGCGGTGCGGAAAGCATTTCCGGTGAAGAAGGTCACCTCCTCCCGGAGCAAAAAAGAGACCACGGTAATCGCAGAGACGGAACTGGACGAAGCTGCCCTGCGCGCGGCTATTTCCGCCACCGGCTATGAGGTGGGGGAGATCCGGAAGGAGCCTTGGGAAAAGAAGGGGCTGTTCGGCCGGTAAAGAGCCGGGATACAGACAGACGGAAAGGGGGCAGAACATTGCTGGCGGAATTTCTGGCGGATCGGGGAGACTGGACCCAGGTAATGCCCGGCGCACGGGCCTGCCTGTTCTCTCTGGAGGAGGGGGATTTCCACCTGCTTCTCCAACTGGCCCCCCTGCACTTTGAGACCCTGTTCTGTCTGCGGGGATCCGTGACCTTGACACGGCGGGACGGGTCATCCCTGACCGCCGGCGCCCGGCAGGTGCTGATCCTCACCGACCTCTCCAATCTGATTGGGGCCAGATTGGACGCCCCCCTGGAGGGCGTCCTGGTGGCGGTAGACGCCCGGGGCGCCCGGAAGAGTTTGGAAACCATATGTAATCTGCTGGGCGGCTTGGCACTGGACACTGGCCGGGTACGGCGGTGGATGACCAGCCGGGGCGGCTGCGCCGTGGAGGGGCCCACCCACTGGAGCCGGGCGGCCTTTGCCGACCTGGATCGCCTGCCTCCCAGCGAGCGAGCCCGCTGGTGCGTGTGGAAGTCGGTGGAACTGCTCTATCTGCTCTCCGCCCAGGAGGAACAGGGGATGAGTACTCTCCCGGGGCCGATGCCGGATCGGAATATTGCCCGGTTACTGGCGGAGACCCGCCGTTACATGGAGGAGCATCTGGATGAGCCGCTTACCATCCCTGCCCTGAGCCGCCGGGCCTGTCTCTCCGCCACTATGTTTAAGGAGGGATTCCGCCGGCTGTATGGGCTTCCGGTTCACACCTGGCTGCGGCTACGGCGGATGGAGCGGGCAGCGGAATTACTGCATACGCCCGGATTAAATCTGGAAGGAGTGGCAAAAGCGGTGGGCTACAGCAGCGTCAG
This window harbors:
- a CDS encoding excisionase family DNA binding domain-containing, which produces MKRSKYNSFNELPLMLTVQDVADVLGIGLAHAYEVAHRQDFPTITLGSRIIVPRDKFMAWIDEQSAKKTEIF
- a CDS encoding site-specific recombinase phage integrase, producing the protein MAKKRANGEGSIRRKPNGRWEGRYTQGIDPSTGRAIQKSVSAKTRAECKEKLDRAIRDNRGIPVNHSEDVQ
- a CDS encoding site-specific recombinase phage integrase → MSGSTVRRIHMVLAAALKQAVKERIIPYNPCDNCRIPPKEKKEMAIILPEKLGVYLGEAEKYGVLPMFFLELFSGLRRGELLALQWDDLNVKDRILSVSKQVTRIDGELVVTEPKTKNSVRKVALSQQAVDMLVREHEQHPDNPILFPSPRTGGYWSPDAVSRINRKLLAKAGIEEHIRFHDLRHTFATMALSSGVDVKTLSSMLGHFSAGFTLDTYTHITNDMQRGAAEKIGGFMETATAKPEPPDPPEESRCKVIPFERVG
- a CDS encoding O-methyltransferase domain protein; the protein is MVAATPHNSPKGMAVGVVYQKLRGPGIRPTHCLLVRLTDGLLKLQIVRMVFRKEERRI
- a CDS encoding copper chaperone yields the protein MWKYTIQVDGMMCGMCESHVNDAVRKAFPVKKVTSSRSKKETTVIAETELDEAALRAAISATGYEVGEIRKEPWEKKGLFGR